In Plasmodium vivax chromosome 14, whole genome shotgun sequence, the genomic window GTTGGATTCTACCTCCCGTATGTTAACGCCAGATATTGTTGGTGCAGAGCAGTACGAAGTGGCTAGAAATGTGCAGCAAATTCTACAGGATTATAAGTCCTTGCAAGATATCATCGCCATTTTAGGAATCGATGAGCTGTCAGAACAGGATAAGCTGACCGTCGCCCGGGCAAGGAAGGTTCAGAGGTTCCTGTCGCAACCCTTTGCCGTGGCCGAGGTGTTTACGGGCAAGCCGGGCAGGTTCGTCGAGTTGGAGGACACCATCAAGGGCTTTTCGGAGCTGCTCAAGGGCAACTGCGACGACCTGCCCGAAATGGCCTTCTACATGGTGGGCGGCCTGGAGGAGGTGCGCTCCAAGGCGGTGGAGATGGCCAAGCAGGTGTCCTGAAGGGCGGCATCGATGGAAGCAGCGATGGAAGCAGCGATGGCGCGAGGAGCGGCAGCAATGACGATGGCGATTTAGACAGCGATAGCGATAGCGAGTGCTAATGTTGCGTCCGTCTTGGTGTCGTCACCGTTCGGCACATAGCCGGCCACCCTTCCCTGCATCCACGCTTGCATGTATGCAAACATTCGTGTGGGGGAATCTCCCTACCGTGTTTACCTCCCACCAATCGTGCACGTCGCCGCTTCACCCACGTCGCCACGTTACCCCCTTTCCTcacccttttttccctcaaaaCGAAACCAAACCTTTCCATGTTTCAATTAAAGTTTAAAGCGGGTTACACATTTGCGTGGGGGGAAAGGAGACGTTACTAATCTCCCGTAAGTGTCCCCCCCCCTGATTGCACTTCATTTCATGTTCGCGAGCACACGCACTATCTGGTGAACGCGCCTACGTACAACGTCGAAGGGGAATACACCCTCGAAGGAACGGCTCCTCAACTGGGCAAGTAGTACCCGTTGAGCAACTCGTGGTTTTCCTTTATGTATTCGATCAGGTGCGTCTCCACCTTTTCCTTGATGAGGTCCGTCGTCGGGCCGTCTTCTAGGAGCAGCTGCTCGCGCACGTACTGCCGGAAGGACTCCGCGTCGTTGACGCCCTGCAGTGGGGGAAGTGGGGTAGCGCTTCTGTGCAGCGGTTCTGTGTAGCGCTTCTGTGTAGCGGTTCCGTATAGCGATTTCATATAGTGCTGCTGTGTGGCGCGCCCCTACCCGCAGCTGCGCGTGGATGGACTCCTTCACCAAGGGCAGGTGCATCAACTTCGTCTTCAGCTTTTCCCTAAACATCTGGAACCTGTGCTCCGGGAGAGATGccgaaaggggggggggtagTGCTATCTTACCTGCACGTGGGTCGCGTCAGGGGCGCACCCTCCCAGGTGCCGCCTCAGGGAGCAACAAAATCGCTGCCCATCTGATGCGCAGGTGGGGCCCTACTTGTAGTGAAAAATGgacttctccctctcctcACTCAGCAGGCTCAAAATGTCGTAGTGGGGGTCGCTCCTTATGTTTTTCAGAATCGCGTAGAAGTAGTTCATGGACATGTTGCACAGCTTGTGCAGGTTGTGGAAGTTCAGTTTTTGGCGCCCTGCGGGTGGGGGGTGAAGAGGAGCGGTAACAGAGGAGCGGTGAAGGGGGAGGTGCGTCTTCCTGTCGATTGGCGCCACTACACTCGGGGGAGAAGGGCCCTACCCAAGTAGGTGAACGAGTTTATGAGGTTCAGCGAATTCGTCGTGACCCTGCAGTAGTAGCCCTCCGTGCTGATGTTGCTGGCGACTTCGAAGTGCTTCACCTTGAAGCGCTCGCTCAGCTGCATGTCCCCTCGCACGCATATCTTTAGGGTGTCCGTCAAGAAGGCCTCGTTGTACACGTTTGTGGCGTTTACACGATTGATACTGCCCGAGTCGCCAACCTTGCCCGCACCGCGGATGCTGCCCTTCCCCACAGCGCAGGGGTCGTGGAACTTGCAGAGGTCCCCTGTGGGCGCTTGGAAATGGTATAAGTAAAAATCGCAGGGGAGGCAGCTGAAGTGGATAATGGGCTTCTCGAACACCTTCAGCGTTTTGTACAGATCCACAGGGTTGTCTGCGTCCCCCCCCTGGTAGGTATCGTCATCTCTGCCTCTTTCACCACGTTGGGTATTCCCTCCATTTGTGGATGCcccgaggggggaagaactaCCTCCTTGGGGCGCTTCCTTCGCGCTCTTCTTCGAGCCGGACAAATCGCAGGGCGAACGAACATTCTGCATGATAATGCGTAGAAACCTTTTGCTTACGAGTTTCCCAATTTCGCTGCCATTGTACTGCTCGTGGTTTAAGATGTTCCCTTTGCCGATTCGGTATCTGCTCGAAAATGCGCACAGCTCTCCGGCGCTGAAGATGAATTTGTCGTTCGTCTGTGTAAGAGAGgcgggggaagaaggggaaaaaaaaaaggggataaagACAAGTGGGTTTACACAGTGGAGGGCACAGATGAGCATCTGCCCTAGCTCTACTGGGGGAGCCTACTTGAAAATTGTGATTCACGCAGATGCGGTCGTTGTAGACGATGGAGGCCTTGTTGAGCACGTAGTGCAGGTGGTTGCTGATGTTGAACGCGTAGGAGCAGAGCATAACCCTGCAAGGAATCAGCACAGTATTTTTCGAAATAAACTTCTGAGCAGATGCGAACGTCGGATCGACCTTCCCATGTTTGCAAAAGCGAACCACGACGTGTTTCAACCTGTTCTGCTTGCTCTTCTTAATGGCAATGATCTCCCCCTGGATGATACGGATTTttagaaaatggaaaaggacaAACACTTTTTTTAGGACCTGCTTAACATTATCAGGCACGCAATTCTTATGGTAACAACTTTTCCTAATCGACTCATCAGAGATGATGTAATTTTGCTTTAGCTGTTCCTTCTGCTGGTAATAGAGCCTATGtttggttattttttcccttaaattatttttttccttttttcccctgcacTTGGCACATGTGTGTGGAGATATGATCAGCAGCTTGTACGCGTTCACTCCGTTCCTCAGGAAGAAGTTGACGACGCTCAGGACGTCCATGTTGTCGCTGTACACGACGATGTAGCTCACGCAGTTCTTCACAACGGTCATGTAGGTGCTGTTTGCGCCGAAGTATTTATCCAAGAAGGGGTCGCTGATGCTGAACAGCCCCTCCacgttttttctctcccccgtGTGCGCCTTAGCCGCGGTGTGCGCTTTGTGCGCTTTGTTTGCTTTGCCCGCCTTAACCGCTTTCCCCGCTTTGTCTGCCCCTTTtgaccccatttttttaccctcgCCCAGCTGAGACGGCGCGGCTCCCCCGATTAAACTCCCCCTCTGTAATGTGCCGTCTATTGGGGGACCCCTTTTCGTGGTGTTACCACCCTGCTGATCGGCGGCATCATCCTTCGTTTCGACCACTTCGAAAGCCACACCGCCCTTCGCCTCCCCCTTCGCCTCCCCCTCCGACTGACTCGTTTCACTCGTTTGTATGCAACTGGACGATAACGTTGAGTAGTCAGAGTggttctcctccccctcgtccGCTTTGCCCGATTCCCCCGTTGGGTGTTTCCCCCCGAGGGGTTCACCCCTCTGCTTGTGCAGCGTTTGGACATGCTTCTCCCCGACATGAAGCGTTCCTCCAATTTTCTCCCCTTTACGTGGCAACCCCGTGACGCCCCCCTCGCTGGAGTCGGAGCCGGAGCTGCTGGAggggtctccccccccgggaTGATGCACATTGCTTATCGCGTCTTTCCCTCCGCTCACTTTGGCGAAGCCACTTTTCGTGCCTTCGAAGAGTGCCCTACCCACATgttgcctcttccccctgcGAGGCGTGCCCCTCTCGAGGGATCGCCCCTTTGCGGGCCATTCACTCGCCTCGAACTTCTCGTAATCCTTCGCTTTGGTCAGAAAGTCAAAGCGCTCATTGGGGCAAGCGGAGCTCTTGTTCCTctcaataaaattaaagtttttttttttccccacttggtAGCTATTCAGTTGGAACGAGTAAGTGCTAACGTCTTCCTTATCAAAACAGATGAACAGgtaatcataaaaaataaattggctgttatttaattcaatttttttattctcccgatcgatattaaaaatattgtcgTGAATTATTTTGACCCTCTGTTTGACCATTAAATTTGATAGCCTTTTGTACATGGCTAGATTTTCCAGGCTCCATTTTCTGATGCTGTTGCAGATGTAATCGTCTGTCTCTTCTGCTCcagggggggttccctcCAGAAGTCTATTTCTATACGAGGTGACtataattatgttattaaaaaagaactCATTATTTGCCATCAGCTTGTATAGCACGCTGAGGCACACGTCGTTGATTCCCCAAAAGACAACGTTGTGGTCAATGTTGGTGAACTTTTTGAGGCACATTTGCTTCGTCATCACGaggtaaaatttttcatccCGTTCGTTCTTCGGCCTGTGGCTACCCACAGGGCTGTGACTCGCCTGCGCGCCCTGGGGGGGCTCCTTCAGCACGCTCACGCTGTTGTCCTTCATGAACAGAAATTTGAAGTGCTTGTAGACGTCGCTGTAGGTGTTGTCCCCCACGGAGATTTGGCACGAGCAGGCCTTCGTCATTCTaaggggtgaagaagcggagtGTGAGCGAAGGGGGTCATCCATACGAACGAGGTATTCCCCTATAAAAATGGTCTTGCCATATAAATACGGTATGACCGTATAAAGGGGATCAGGCAAACGTGGCCTGCCGGCAAAGGTGCCGCCTCCCCGCTCACCCCAAAACCTTGTGCACAATCCGCTTGTCGTAAAACTTGAAAATGATGATGgacaaaaagaaggagagcaGGAAGTGCCTCTCCTGTTGGTTCTCGTTCCTCAGGATGACGTCCTTAAAGTCGAAGGCCTTCAGCTTGTAGTAAAAGTCTATGTTGTTCAGGATGCGCCCCGCGGTCACGTTGATGGCTTTGCCCCCGCACCGCGTCACGAAGATGTAGTAGTTTTGGGAGCGGTAGAACTTGagctctgcgggggggggaagcaaaatgggggggagttACCGCTGTGTGGAtgcctctcccttttggaggcctctcccttttggagGCCTCTCCATTTGGACGCCTCTCCATTTCTGCGCGCTCCCTCTCACCTGAgggggcctcccccccctgggcaaGGGCCCGCCTGTGGAACTCCCGCAGAGACAAAATAGCCGCACTGATCGGCTCCTTCTCCTTGCCCTCCACGGCCTCCAGCAGCTTCTGCACATCCTCTATATCGCCCATCTTCATGTAGTCcgtgcagggggggaggaaaagggtGTACTTATTCAGCACATACAAGGACTCCAACgtgtttgtcttttttttcttctccacgCGGTTGAAGTAGTTTAGGATGAGGGGGATGCTCCCCCGCTCGTTGTTCGTGGCCACCAGGTAGTCCACTTCGTCGTAGTACTTCTCGATCTTCAGCAGCACGTCTTTGCAGTGGTGGTGGtactgcgggggggagttATGCATGTGAGGGGAAGTTAACCGTGCGGGAGTAGCTTCCCAATGTGTACGTGttggatgttttttttctgccctcCTGCCGCGATTCCGCCGCTCTCCTGCCGCCCCCACCTTGTcattcaaaatgaacaagttTAACGAAAAGGCGTTCTTGTCCTGGTCGCCCAAACTGCTCAGCCAGTCGATGTGCTTGTACTTGCAGATGAAGTAGTTTTTCTTGATGGCCACCAGCTCGTCCAGGTAGAgctgcgcggggggagaaggagagaGGTGGTGGGGGTGACGAAATGGAGACACTTCCACGGGGCGACACACATAACCGCAAAGGGAAGAGAACCCCCCGTGAAGCGCTCACCTTGAACGAGACGCAGTCAAACGGGGTCGACTCCTCCACGGTGATCAGCTCGTACAAGTCGAGAAAGAGAAACAGCAGGATGATTTCGTTCTGAGGTGGGAAGGGCACACCACAGGTGGTTACGAACGGGCCATACACATTGGGCGGGGTGCCGCTTATCCCGCGACGCGGTTTCCTCGCGTGTGCcgcgcccctcccccacctTTTTGAAGATCTCCGGGTAGATATTCTGCAGCAGGAGGAATATGTCGAAGTAGGACAGGTTCACCACCTCCTTGGAGCTCTTCCCCTGCTTTGTCGCGCCGCCACTGTCGCAGTTCAGCTTGATGatgttgattttttttgcatctgCGGGGAGAGAGAAGCACACCAAagtgggagaagcacaccagGGAGAGGCACACCAGGGAGAGGCACACCAGGGAGAGGCACACCAGGGAGAAGCGCACCAAAGTGGGAGAGGCACCAATCGGTTGCCGCTTTGCTCTCGCCCCTATGGATGCCCCCCCTCCTTACCGtgttctcccccctcgtCCGTCTTTATGCCcgccttcttcctccacaCCTTGTCGTAAATCTTTTTGTACGTCTTGTCTGTGTGGAAGTTGAAGTAGAGCATCTCGACCTTGTCGAAGTGGCTTTGGAATTTGGCGCTCACGCTGGCGATCTGCGTGGGGGTGGCATAGAAGTTTGGTAGAAGTGGATGAGAAGCGGGTGGAGAGGACATCCCCCGGCAACTGCACGTGGAGAGGGTATACCCCCCCAATTGCACATTGGGAGGATGCTGCCAAAGCGGGGTGCCACCACTTCCCCGCGTGCTTAGCCCATCCCTTCCTGCCTCATCTTCGCTACGCCTTTCCCATTTGTAGCTCCTCGCTCGCCTTACATCGGAGTAGCTTATGTGGGCACACAAGTTGATCAGCTTGTTCATCAGTGCAAAGTTGACGCTGCTGTTGGTTGGGTCCTTCGTGCAGTTTTCAAAGTCGTACTGCAGCTGcgttgggggggaggcgcgaATGAGAGGAAAGTCAGCCAGGGAGCTTCTCCTTTCGAAGGCCCTTCGTAAAAGAAGTGGGGATAGAGGAGCAATTCTTTAAATATGGCACACACAATAGgggtgccgcttcccccctctcaAGTGAAGAGACACACCTTGCTGTAGATATTCCTCAAGATCACCCTCGTGTCTAAATCCTTCTTGGCAAAGTACGCGGCGTACTCCTCCACGTCCTCCATCAAATGCTCCCGCAAATAGCCATAAATAACGTCCGCACCAATTTCGTGCTTCTTTTCCAAGTCGGCTTCACACTCGACGCGGATTTGGCTCAAAATGTATTGCTTAAATTGGATGAacaggtattttttttttttcttgttgaGGTTTTTCGCCCCCTCAGAGAAAGGAACCTATCAGGTgggaggaagagaagaagaagaagaagaagaaacagcACGGGTGTTGCCCAGCAAACAAACTTTTTCATCAGGataatgtatttttcccCTGTTAAGGTATTTTTCTCAACTGGGTGAGTTCCAAATGTggagtgcccccccttttttttttcccctcaaaCGAAGCAGAGGAGGTTGTTTCGATCGGAAGGCCTACCAAACAGGGGGCAACGTCCTGGAAAAACTCCCGTCGCAGCAGGTAGTTGTAGGCCTTCAAGTTGTACAGGTTGACGAGCACATTCACGTCtatgtttttctttagcCACGCAAATCCGATGATTTTCTTCTTATGGTTAAGTATGGAGAGGAGAATATCCTCCTCAGTTTTGCTCTCAATGAGGTTGTAAATGAGGTAGTGAGTTTCATCCCCTCCAGTTTGTTCTGAATACTTCCTGAGCAGTTGATGCAGATCGTATACATCCGAGCTGCTCGTCGGGCGTATGTAAATCTTACTAGCGTATGAGTATCTACAGAAAAGGACAATTCGGTCATATGGAAGCTCCTCCATTTGCAGGTGCTCCTTCACATCGATGTGTAGACACCTGCTCATCCTTTCGCAGGAGAAATGTTCCTcatcttttttccccaaaaagagtaaaataaaaacgataTCCTCAAAGGTGTAAAACACGTAGGAGCATAACTCGTCCAGGTAGTCCACATTCTTGCTGACCATTAAATTGATTATTAGGGAATTGTTTGGGGACAAATTTGACCCCACGGAATGCTCCTTTATGTGCAATGATACAGCCTGGTAGATATCACCCAGGGGTACCTGCTcgtgcgctttttttttgaaggaaCCTGCACATAGCTCATAGTCCAGGGAAACAATGCCTGCCACTTCGCTTCGCTGGTTAAAGACGGACAGGCAAATGGATGAGTACTGAATGGTGTTCACAATTTCGGCATAGGGGATGTGCCCACGCGCCGCCACAGCCGCCAGCTCCGCCGCTGCCCCTTTCACCGGCTTCTCATCCACCGCCGCGTTGTCAACCGCCTCCCCGCCGGAGCAGTACAAAACATGCGCCCCGATGTCCTTCCACTCCTCCTTCAGCCGGAACAGGTGCTTGtgtttgtaaaatttgaaggtgaattccattttgctctCACTTTCGCAGATGCGTctgcatgtacgtacgtcTGCGTACCTATGTGTGCATATTCTGCTGGGCACACATGCCGGCACGCGGGGACGCTCCACATGTGCAGTGATGCTACCACGTCGTTACTACCACGTCGTTAGTCTCCCCTCCATGTGGCTACaccgcaaagggggagaaattaTTCTCGCTTGATGGTGCGCTGCAGGGGTCCCTCgccagctttttttttttttttcccttttaccCTCACGGAGACAGCAAACTGGGCCATTTCCCGCACACCATTGCCAGGGCAGCGGCGAGCGGCAAGCGGCGCGATTCATCCTCTGCCCATTCCTCCAGGAGCCCACGCGAGTGTCCACATTCGACGTCCCACAAGAGTAGCCATCCCCTCGCACATTGCAGCTTATTTAGAGATGCACAGACAGGGGCGTGCGTTTATGGTGACGCCTCGGCGCGAAAAtgttcagcaaaaaaaaaaggggaaaaaaaagaaaaaaaaatgtaacgacaaaatggcaaaaaaacgTAACGACAAAATGGCACACAAAACAAACACTGCAGGGGGGTATTAAGCGAAGCAGCGTGGCCTTTCGGTAACGccgcttccctccccccttgcaTTTGACCCCTTCGCCGGGGAGCGCAGATGGGCAGAGAAGCTCTCTCGGGCGGGGACGCCCCCAAACGAAAAGAAGGCAGTACACACACGGTCAAGCGGATATGTGCACATGAATAAGTTTACACACAGCTGGAGACGCTCAAATGATGTGCTCGCATTGCGCGGCTGTCCATTGTGAATCCATGCAATCTCACCGCCCCAACACCGAGGGGAAAGATTCAAAGGGGGTGAATGCAAAACAAACAGGGGGTCATCCCACCTTCACCCTTTTCTGAGCGGCCTCCTCATTGTCAATCATCTCCTGCAGCTTCCTCTTGGTACTCTCCAAAGCGTTCGTATCGTCGCCCTCCAACATGCCCAATGGCTTGCTGCCGCTGCGCGAGtttctgcaaaaaaggggaggaagaggggaAGTAGGGGAAGGTTAACGGGGTGTGCCTTAAGGGGAGAGGAACGAAGGTAGCACCTCCCAACAGGTGATATTCACTAGGAAATCaccacacatgtgtgcacgGAGGTATATCTATGCGGGCACTCGTGCGAACTTACGAGAACAGGCTGAGGACGCTCCTCTTGATTCTTATCATTTCCCTGAAGGTGTGCTCGTTGCCGTGCAGCGCTTCGAATTCTCGCCAGtcctggggggaagaaaacggggggaggggaatgCGGTGAGGGGGGAGCAGAAACATGGCAGAGATAAATGAGCAGGGTTAACACAAAAGGGTCTACAACGGGTCAGCTCAGGAGACCACTACGGCGAGCCTAACCTGGTAAAACGACACGTGCGCAGACGGGTTGGTGAACTGCGCCGTGTAGATGTAAAGCGCCCGGACGCGCTCGTATTCGTTCAGCTTGTACTCCATGTCGATGTATAAGAGGCATATTTCGCGcgcctgcagggggggagaaggggaaatgaAATGGGCAGCGGGCATATGGGAGGAGCCGCGCAGAGAAGTGCAACGGATAGTGGCGCATCTGTCCGGGCAACCCTTACGTCGTCGTCCTTCAGCGTCTGGATGGCCTCTTCGAAGGCCTCCCTTGCCTTGTGCACTCCGTACGATTTAGAGACCTGCGCGTTggggaagtgaaaaacgCGTTGGGGAAGTGGGAAAGGCGTCGGGGAAGTGGGAAACGCGCGGGGTGAGTGGACGGGACACCCCCACATGGACGGGATTTCACACCTTCGAAATGAACAGCTTGTAGAACTTGACTTTGTCCGGGTCGGGCAGGAAGGGAATGGCCTCCTTGTAAATGGAGAGGGACCTCTTCAGAAACCCGTAGTTCTCCTCAAAGGCGGCGTACATAAGGAACACCGTTTTGGCAAACTCCTTCGGGATGAATGTGCTCTCATCCACTCCGTAAATGGCTTGTCTGTAGAGCTCACGCACGTAGAAAATGTTTTTGTCCCTGTAACGCTCCACATACTTGCTTATGTAGTGTACGTACACCGGGTACAAATAGGGGTAGTGGAAGATGGAAATGGCCTTCTCATACGTTTTGAAGCATTCGTAAAAGTACTTGTGCTCATAGAGGTAGTTGGCAAAGGAGAGGACCATCTTGACGGTGATGCTCTTCTTATGGTACAGCACATCAAACAGGTTTGTAGCCGTTTCGATGGTGCCATAATTTATTTCCAAATCTAGGACAAGGCAGGCTAATTTTACGTtattcaaaagggggaagtttTGATTGAGGTTTGCAACCTGGTCCTTTCGCATCGTCCTGCTGCTACTGCCACTGCTGCCACTGCCGCTGCTCAGATCGATGGCCAGGCGGGCTATGCGCAAGGCCTGCTTGGAATTTCCCTCAAGTAACTCCACCTCCATCCAGGAGCAGTACACACTGGAAATTTCATTTAACGTTTTGAAATTCTGGTCGCGGACGGCCCTATTAAACACGTTCACCGCTTTGTCATACTCACTTCTGTTGTAGTGGAAATAGGCGTAGCTGATGTACACGTCGCTCAGTCGGCCCGCGTAGTCCCCGTCTTCAAAGTGCTTCAAACACCTATTGTAGAGTTCCACCCGCTCCTCCGCCGTCTCCACCGCGTCTATCTTGCCCAGCCAGACGTAGACGTCCCTCTGGTTGTTCTTCAGCTTGATGTCCGCTATGAACGCCTTGCGCTTGTCCAGCAGGAAGTTTATTTTGTCCATGTAGAGCTCCACCACGGGGTCGTCCCCTGATTGGCGGTTGCGGCGGCGATGGCGGCTGTCTGCCTCGGTACCCCCCTCGTCATCACTTCcggtgccgcttccccccccctgcatcTTCAACTCGATGAGCACCTTCATCGTCTCGATGTATCCCTCGAAGAGCACCGCAAAATCGTTCACCGTGTAGCACTCCAAGATGCCCTCCTCATACGCATCCATGGCCTTGTTCCATCGACCCTCATACACGAAGCTATTCGCCAGCAACGTATAAATGGAGGTGACATTTTCATACCGCTTAAAGCTATCGAAGTTTTTCCTTAAAGTTATCAACACGTCATTGTCTAACCTTTTACGGGAGCTTATCAGTTGAAACATTTCCCGGTACAAGTCATATTTGGATTTGTCTCCCAGTTGAAGatgctcctcctcatcacAACTGAACATGTAGAAAAAGGTATTCAGGGCATGCTTAcacattttgtatttcaCGTAGTGGTTAAACAGATGGACAATCTGCTCCGGGTAAATCGTCACGTACCGCTTAACATATTCGTAGTTTATCAActtgctttttatttttttgctatacTTCAGCTGGTACTCCCAGAGGTCTTCATGTTGATTGAGGGAGATGTTCTGTAGGGCACGGTTAAAAATGAGCCTTATCTTCTGCACCTTCCTTTGGAGGAACAAAAACTGAATGTATAAAATGTAGATGGCCTTAAAGTGGTACATGTAGAGTAGGCACCGCTCGAACGCCTGATTCACGTCTTCGTACTCCTCCTTCTCGTCGTAGTAAATTGCGCTCAGCATTTCTATGCGGTCCTTCAGGTAGTGGTACCACAGCTTGAAGCTGAACGGGAAGTGCTTCAGAATCGTTTCGTAGATCCTGAACAGGTAGTGCTTGGCGCGCCGGCCATTCAGCACGGCGGAAGCGGTATTAGCGGTATTAGCCGTATTAGCGGCATCGTCAGCATCGCCAGCATCGGAATTAGCGGCATCACCACCGCTGTGGCCGTGGCCCCCCCTCGAGGCGTTCTCCAAGCAACCCTCCACGAGGTCCTTCTCCGTCTCCAGCACATTCCGATCGTCGTTCTTCATGTGCACGTCGTAGAAGTTCACCACGTACAGAGGCCCACCGCTCTGGAAGTTCTTCTGCTTAAACGTGTTGATGTACAGGAACAGGTACTGCGTCGACACGTTTTTCTGGTTGCTCTTTATGTCCGCCTCGATGTTCTTCACGTGCGCTTCGTCCTCAGCACACTGGGCGGTGCTGTCCCCCCAGTGGGGCGATGCATCTGTGCAGTGGCGCGTTTCCTCCGCGCAGTCCGCGTTGTACTCGTCCAGCAACTCGTCACAGTCGTAGAGCTCTCCGTACaactccatttttgcgccTGCTCcgttttttacttcttcttctcctttttgcccGGCACCCCTGCTGTTGCGCCTCTTCACCCTTTGGCGTAGCAGCCCAGTGACGCGTCAGCCGATTGCTCGTCTTCGTAGCTCTGAGCACTTCGGTCCGATGCGTCCCTGCAGGGCAACCACAAACTTGTGCGCTTCTAATAAGGTTACTACTTAGGTTTGCTTTCACCGGTAAAAAGTTTTTGAGACTTTATTCcttccttattttttggggggcgGTAGGGGGCCCTTCAAATGGCGTTCCTCGAATGGGCAGCGGAACGGAACGGGCGTGGCGGTCTCGCACGGTTGTTTGGCCGCCAGGTTAGGATATCCCTTCAGTGGCGAGGCTATCTCGAGACTGTATAGGCTATTCACCCTACTGACGAAGTGGTCACCATCGCCGCTATCGCCGCTGCCACCACACGGTGTCCCCCCTGTGCGCGCTTCTTCTCAGCTGATGCGCCCCCGAACGTCGCTCCCTTTTCATTGTGGCGGAATTGCTCCCACGGGCACTTCGTCGCCTTTCGCGTCAGCGAAGTGGAGGTACCTTTGCTAGCTTAGCTTAGCTTACCTTACCTTACCTTGGCGTAGCTTGCCCTATCTCGGCGTATCTCACCCTATACcgttttcctttcttttcctttcttttcctttcttttcttttgcttttttttttcttttttttttttttttttccgccaccCGCTCCTCACGTTCCCCCTCAAAATGCCATTCTCACATCGCGCAGTATGAGCACCGATCGGGCACTTGCGGCCAATTCGCCCTTTgcaaaatttcaaaaaagaagaaaaaaaaaaaaaaaaaaaaaaacgaacaaactGGGAGATGCGTCAAAAGAGCGggtaaaaagaagaaaaaaaaaaaatgactcccACTGCCGCATCATTAGCAGCTCATCTCCTCTCTACTTCGGAGCGGTAGCCGAGTGCCAACACACGCGAGCGCGCATTCGAGTAGGGAAAGGTAAAAAGCCAATTGGCGCTTCGCATAGGTACACTGGTGCGGGCGAACGTGTGCATGTGTATGGGTGAAAGTGTAGCTCGTGCTTACGTGCGCAGTTGTGGCGGTTGAGAAGTGGCCCTCAAGAAGTCACTCCCCGCgttgctccccccctgtgccgcttccccctccccttggCAACCATGGCGGACGCGCTGTACAACGACTACAAGAACAACTGCCAGGAGTACATCAAGACGGTGTCCTACACGGAGAAGATCCTCCAGGACAACAGCTCAGATAAGCACAAGCTGCTGAACATCTACGAGAAGGCCATCAAAAG contains:
- a CDS encoding hypothetical protein, conserved (encoded by transcript PVX_100740A), which encodes MEFTFKFYKHKHLFRLKEEWKDIGAHVLYCSGGEAVDNAAVDEKPVKGAAAELAAVAARGHIPYAEIVNTIQYSSICLSVFNQRSEVAGIVSLDYELCAGSFKKKAHEQVPLGDIYQAVSLHIKEHSVGSNLSPNNSLIINLMVSKNVDYLDELCSYVFYTFEDIVFILLFLGKKDEEHFSCERMSRCLHIDVKEHLQMEELPYDRIVLFCRYSYASKIYIRPTSSSDVYDLHQLLRKYSEQTGGDETHYLIYNLIESKTEEDILLSILNHKKKIIGFAWLKKNIDVNVLVNLYNLKAYNYLLRREFFQDVAPCLVPFSEGAKNLNKKKKKYLFIQFKQYILSQIRVECEADLEKKHEIGADVIYGYLREHLMEDVEEYAAYFAKKDLDTRVILRNIYSKLQYDFENCTKDPTNSSVNFALMNKLINLCAHISYSDIASVSAKFQSHFDKVEMLYFNFHTDKTYKKIYDKVWRKKAGIKTDEGGEHDAKKINIIKLNCDSGGATKQGKSSKEVVNLSYFDIFLLLQNIYPEIFKKNEIILLFLFLDLYELITVEESTPFDCVSFKLYLDELVAIKKNYFICKYKHIDWLSSLGDQDKNAFSLNLFILNDKYHHHCKDVLLKIEKYYDEVDYLVATNNERGSIPLILNYFNRVEKKKKTNTLESLYVLNKYTLFLPPCTDYMKMGDIEDVQKLLEAVEGKEKEPISAAILSLREFHRRALAQGGEAPSELKFYRSQNYYIFVTRCGGKAINVTAGRILNNIDFYYKLKAFDFKDVILRNENQQERHFLLSFFLSIIIFKFYDKRIVHKVLGMTKACSCQISVGDNTYSDVYKHFKFLFMKDNSVSVLKEPPQGAQASHSPVGSHRPKNERDEKFYLVMTKQMCLKKFTNIDHNVVFWGINDVCLSVLYKLMANNEFFFNNIIIVTSYRNRLLEGTPPGAEETDDYICNSIRKWSLENLAMYKRLSNLMVKQRVKIIHDNIFNIDRENKKIELNNSQFIFYDYLFICFDKEDVSTYSFQLNSYQVGKKKNFNFIERNKSSACPNERFDFLTKAKDYEKFEASEWPAKGRSLERGTPRRGKRQHVGRALFEGTKSGFAKVSGGKDAISNVHHPGGGDPSSSSGSDSSEGGVTGLPRKGEKIGGTLHVGEKHVQTLHKQRGEPLGGKHPTGESGKADEGEENHSDYSTLSSSCIQTSETSQSEGEAKGEAKGGVAFEVVETKDDAADQQGGNTTKRGPPIDGTLQRGSLIGGAAPSQLGEGKKMGSKGADKAGKAVKAGKANKAHKAHTAAKAHTGERKNVEGLFSISDPFLDKYFGANSTYMTVVKNCVSYIVVYSDNMDVLSVVNFFLRNGVNAYKLLIISPHTCAKCRGKKEKNNLREKITKHRLYYQQKEQLKQNYIISDESIRKSCYHKNCVPDNVKQVLKKVFVLFHFLKIRIIQGEIIAIKKSKQNRLKHVVVRFCKHGKVDPTFASAQKFISKNTVLIPCRVMLCSYAFNISNHLHYVLNKASIVYNDRICVNHNFQTNDKFIFSAGELCAFSSRYRIGKGNILNHEQYNGSEIGKLVSKRFLRIIMQNVRSPCDLSGSKKSAKEAPQGGSSSPLGASTNGGNTQRGERGRDDDTYQGGDADNPVDLYKTLKVFEKPIIHFSCLPCDFYLYHFQAPTGDLCKFHDPCAVGKGSIRGAGKVGDSGSINRVNATNVYNEAFLTDTLKICVRGDMQLSERFKVKHFEVASNISTEGYYCRVTTNSLNLINSFTYLGRQKLNFHNLHKLCNMSMNYFYAILKNIRSDPHYDILSLLSEEREKSIFHYKFQMFREKLKTKLMHLPLVKESIHAQLRGVNDAESFRQYVREQLLLEDGPTTDLIKEKVETHLIEYIKENHELLNGYYLPS